TATCATAATTCTTAGTATTGTAGATTTCTAATAAGTGAGTTTACTCTAAGAATTTCAGATGGAGGGTTCTAGCACTTCTGTTGTAGACTGTGACAGGGAGAGTGTATCGGCGACTCCATGTCAGAAGGAAGAGTTGCCGAAATCTGAACTTCAATCTCTCAATATTGACTTACTTCGTAGCACTGATGGTGATAATAGCTCTGTGGCTTCTGTGAATGAGAGTTGTGAATCACCTTTATCATCATCCTGGGATTCAGAACCTGAAACTGATATCCCGTCTATGATCAATTGTGATGGAATGCCTGATCAAGGATCCCTTCAAAGTATTAACCTTGAAGAAAATTATCTTGATATGGAAGAACAAAACCAGTTTGTTCGGGTCGAAAATTCGGATGATGGTTTATTGTGGGAGATGGACAATAGAAGTTATGAAGAGTTGCTCAAAAAGTTCGAGGAAAAGGAGGAAGAGCTCAGAGTTTCCAATTTTAAGCTTCAACTTTCGGAACAAGAGATTATCAAGTTGAATGTTCAAGTTGAGAATAGTGAGGTTCAGCTTGATAATGTGCGCGAAGAATTGAAGCTGAAAGAGGAGGAGATTTTCAAGCTTAAGATTCAAATTGAGAAAAGTGAGAATCGGCTTGATAATGTGCAGGAAGAATTGAATCTTAAAGTGGAAAAATTGCAAAAACAATATGCTGAATTGAATATTTATAGTCCAGAATTTGCAGACAGGATGAGAAATTTGGTAGAACTGCATGAGGCAGCTCATGTAACGGTCAACACACCAAAATATGaaaatgcaattttaaaaaAGGAACTCGAGAAAAAGTCAATTGAAAATCACCAATTGCAAGGTCAACTTAAAATGGCACAGAAAAATATGGCTAAATCAGAATTGGAGTTAGTTTCAAGTAGAAACCAAATTCAAAAGATAAGTGAATGGATTAGAATGTATAAGGCTAATGGAAATAAGCTGCATTCTGATAGTGCAAGTTTGTCAAAATTGAGGTGAATAGACAGAATGGTGTGATATCAGATCAGAATGAGGAGAAAAGGCGTCGCCACAGTAACGTTGCTATAGTTTCCTGTGGCTACATTTTGCTATGTCTAGTTGTTTCTTATGTTTTGCTTTATAGATCTTTGGTTGATGTTGGTTTCTTCATATCTATCTCTTATTCATTCTTGCTATGCACCAGAACATTACATAATAATGTCTTTCTTGTTATTGATTGTATATAGTAGGTTGAACAAATCACATTTGCAATTGAAGTTGGTGAagttttatattcattttcttATAGTTTTGATATATGACAAATGAATATTCTTTGTGAAAAATATTGGTTTAAGGtgaaaaaatattgtaatttaatctataaaaattaataatcatttCACCAGATTGTCTAATATCTGTTTTGGCGGCTTTATTAGTTAAGCAACATTGAGGTTGTTATGGAGAACCATGGTATGATCCTTCGCAAGACACCCTTAGCGATAGACGAATAGTTTTAAGTTGCGAAATAGTcgataattttttcttattaatgGCTGTCATGCCATTCTCCATGAAGAACAGAGCAAACAGAACATTGTCAACTTGGCCGTGGTCAAGAAGTATCATTCTACACACAAGACCAATAATGAATTTGTTAGCTTGCATGCACCTACAGGTCAGAAATCATAGCACTGTAAAGTTGCTTAAATTAAAATGGCAATGATAGAAACTAGTACGGCGAGGGCGTCTGTGTGTCAAGCGCAGGGATGGCGAGGCCACCGAGTCGTCAAAGGAGTGGAGTGGAGAGCAACAAATGAAGAAGGcaacaataatttaaatttaagagACCAAAAGAAAAGATATTACATTTTACAGACTATTTCCAAAACTATATAGAAGTCTATCCTCCAAgcatttgtaatttttatgttgATTGTTAATTCAGAAGTTCTcgctaataaaaattgtatcttcataagccTATTATTTCatgaaattttttatcaaacttataaataatacataaacacttatttaTTTTCAGAATGGCTCGTGTAGActgacttatttttgaacttatgcgaaacaacttataaaaataaataatcttttatgtattattataagatttttaagatagtttacgataaaatagcttataatgACTTTTTGTCGgtgaaaatttatgaattaacacgtaaatttatttatttccataagctatttccataagctcAAAATTAAGCCGAATCCAAACGAACCCTAGTtattttgcataaactcaaaaataagtcaatacaTCAGTGGAGCAAAGCTTCCACACATAACATATGAACTGACCAACATAATTATAAGTTAGCGTGTGTTTGGCTTGACGTTGGGAAGCCATAAACGCGCGTTTCACCTTCCCAGACGTGATT
This portion of the Trifolium pratense cultivar HEN17-A07 linkage group LG3, ARS_RC_1.1, whole genome shotgun sequence genome encodes:
- the LOC123913398 gene encoding synaptonemal complex protein 1-like, yielding MEGSSTSVVDCDRESVSATPCQKEELPKSELQSLNIDLLRSTDGDNSSVASVNESCESPLSSSWDSEPETDIPSMINCDGMPDQGSLQSINLEENYLDMEEQNQFVRVENSDDGLLWEMDNRSYEELLKKFEEKEEELRVSNFKLQLSEQEIIKLNVQVENSEVQLDNVREELKLKEEEIFKLKIQIEKSENRLDNVQEELNLKVEKLQKQYAELNIYSPEFADRMRNLVELHEAAHVTVNTPKYENAILKKELEKKSIENHQLQGQLKMAQKNMAKSELELVSSRNQIQKISEWIRMYKANGNKLHSDSASLSKLR